Proteins co-encoded in one Halorussus vallis genomic window:
- a CDS encoding Cdc6/Cdc18 family protein, which yields MNLEERIARRQTTRDDDLVVDRNVLNPAVHLPDPVGRGPVLERLLDALDPVFDRRVPPDVAIYGPKGAGKSALVSALFAGLDEQVGRQRQGIGTTTRAGTATDTVQFVHVDAYGLTSEFRFYHALLDAVVAESVPRRGVGTETLRDRVAEEFASPTRSAVVAADHLAEGDSPSAADVRGWLEPVEDAVAFVAVGRTVPDEWTAETVHVPAYRQHALVDVLTERASRGLTSGALRHGQARRIAEWASGDAHDALAATFVAADRAAADGVDRIRARDVDDGIDDVPTDGVHLGRVLTLPENRRRVLAELLALDAAPSIDEAATAIAERSDLSAGTVKRFLYELAEIGVLERLQTDGSDGSGRRPSRVEPRFPTLPFRRVDGERRGE from the coding sequence CCCGGTCGGCCGCGGCCCCGTCCTCGAACGACTGCTGGACGCGCTCGACCCGGTGTTCGACCGGCGGGTCCCGCCGGACGTCGCGATATACGGTCCGAAGGGCGCGGGCAAGTCGGCGCTCGTGAGCGCGCTGTTCGCCGGCCTCGACGAGCAGGTAGGCCGACAGCGACAGGGCATCGGCACGACCACCCGCGCCGGAACCGCCACCGACACGGTGCAGTTCGTCCACGTCGACGCCTACGGACTCACCAGCGAGTTCCGGTTCTACCACGCGCTACTCGACGCGGTCGTCGCCGAGTCGGTCCCGCGCCGTGGCGTCGGGACTGAGACGCTCCGCGACCGCGTCGCCGAGGAGTTCGCCTCCCCGACACGGTCGGCCGTCGTCGCCGCCGACCACCTCGCGGAGGGGGATTCACCGTCGGCCGCCGACGTCCGCGGGTGGCTCGAACCGGTCGAGGACGCCGTCGCGTTCGTCGCGGTCGGTCGAACGGTGCCCGACGAGTGGACCGCCGAGACGGTCCACGTGCCCGCCTACCGCCAGCACGCGCTCGTCGACGTCCTGACCGAACGAGCCTCGCGGGGGCTGACCAGCGGCGCACTCCGCCACGGCCAGGCCCGGCGAATCGCCGAGTGGGCCAGCGGCGACGCCCACGACGCGCTCGCCGCGACGTTCGTCGCGGCCGACCGCGCCGCCGCCGACGGCGTCGACCGCATCCGGGCGCGCGACGTCGACGACGGCATCGACGACGTGCCGACCGACGGCGTCCACCTCGGGCGCGTCCTCACCCTGCCGGAGAACCGCAGGCGGGTTCTCGCGGAACTGCTGGCGCTCGACGCCGCGCCGTCCATCGACGAGGCGGCGACCGCCATCGCGGAGCGCTCGGACCTGTCCGCCGGCACCGTCAAGCGGTTCCTCTACGAACTCGCCGAAATCGGCGTCCTCGAACGGCTGCAGACCGACGGGAGCGACGGGAGCGGCCGCCGTCCCAGTCGCGTCGAACCCCGCTTCCCGACGCTCCCGTTCCGGCGGGTCGACGGGGAGCGTCGAGGAGAGTAG
- a CDS encoding helix-turn-helix domain-containing protein, whose amino-acid sequence MRRLRVTFYASDVEVHPLHTLLAERAYVESAQMVHWNAAGETLTHVFRVEGDRERFAAELAEMPEVCSFDLTPVEGERFYAYVRAETTPLQREMFRTYEEGGLVVTSPLQHTDGGGVSFDVVGTPAALQAAFESAPDGVRVDVERVGGSGADGADAALGALSPRQREAVAAALELGYYDVPRTASSEAVAERLDCAPSTAAEHLRKAESNVLRALFEGE is encoded by the coding sequence ATGCGACGACTCCGGGTGACCTTCTACGCATCGGACGTTGAGGTCCACCCGCTCCACACCCTGCTCGCCGAGCGGGCGTACGTCGAGTCGGCCCAAATGGTCCACTGGAACGCGGCGGGCGAGACGCTCACCCACGTCTTCCGGGTCGAGGGCGACCGCGAGCGGTTCGCGGCGGAACTGGCCGAGATGCCCGAGGTGTGCTCGTTCGACCTGACGCCGGTCGAGGGCGAACGTTTCTACGCCTACGTGCGCGCCGAGACGACGCCGCTCCAGCGCGAGATGTTCCGGACCTACGAGGAGGGCGGCCTGGTCGTCACCTCGCCGCTCCAACACACCGACGGCGGCGGGGTCAGCTTCGACGTGGTCGGGACCCCCGCGGCGCTCCAGGCCGCGTTCGAGTCGGCGCCCGACGGCGTCCGGGTCGACGTCGAACGGGTCGGCGGGTCGGGTGCAGACGGGGCCGACGCCGCGCTCGGCGCGCTCTCGCCGCGACAGCGCGAGGCGGTCGCGGCCGCTCTCGAACTCGGCTACTACGACGTCCCCCGGACCGCGAGCAGCGAGGCGGTCGCCGAGCGACTGGACTGTGCGCCGAGCACCGCGGCCGAACACCTCCGGAAGGCCGAGTCGAACGTCCTCCGGGCGCTGTTCGAAGGAGAGTGA
- a CDS encoding DUF368 domain-containing protein translates to MSDASSPGHLREWLAIYLKGLFMGAADAVPGVSGGTIALITGIYERLVGAIAAFDPHVLVDLPRAYDPDARGRVVDLLREMDVGFLVVLGAGVMTAVVAVTGAVLAIKNSNPAMLYAFFFGLIAASAVVLWSEVGLDTRGEQAAAVVGFLLAFFVAGISASASVPHSPVVLFVAGAFAICAMILPGVSGSFLLILLGQYTFMSETLHGFIDAAVGVVRGGPVSDAVGPFVSVVSFVAGAAVGILTFSRVVEWALEEHHEVTLTFLVALMVGALRFPAAKVLGAPGAWPASRAVAVVLAAVVGAAAVLLVDHYTDDLEYGGESPTDPAPAPRND, encoded by the coding sequence ATGTCAGACGCTTCCTCCCCGGGCCACCTCCGAGAGTGGCTCGCCATCTACCTCAAGGGTCTGTTCATGGGCGCCGCCGACGCCGTCCCCGGCGTCTCCGGCGGGACCATCGCACTCATCACGGGCATCTACGAGCGACTGGTGGGCGCTATCGCGGCGTTCGACCCCCACGTGCTCGTCGACCTGCCGCGCGCCTACGACCCCGACGCCCGCGGCCGCGTGGTCGACCTCCTCCGCGAGATGGACGTCGGGTTCCTCGTCGTCCTCGGCGCGGGCGTGATGACCGCCGTCGTGGCGGTGACCGGCGCGGTGCTCGCGATAAAGAACTCCAACCCGGCGATGCTGTACGCCTTCTTCTTCGGCCTCATCGCCGCCTCGGCGGTCGTCCTCTGGAGCGAGGTCGGCCTCGACACGCGCGGCGAGCAGGCCGCCGCAGTCGTCGGCTTCCTCCTCGCGTTCTTCGTTGCAGGCATCTCGGCGTCGGCGAGCGTCCCCCACTCGCCGGTCGTGCTGTTCGTCGCCGGGGCGTTCGCTATCTGCGCGATGATACTCCCCGGCGTCTCGGGGTCGTTCCTGCTCATCCTGCTTGGCCAGTACACGTTCATGTCCGAGACGCTCCACGGCTTCATCGACGCCGCCGTGGGGGTCGTACGGGGCGGCCCCGTCTCGGACGCGGTCGGCCCGTTCGTCAGCGTCGTCTCGTTCGTCGCGGGCGCCGCGGTCGGCATCCTCACGTTCTCGCGGGTCGTCGAGTGGGCGCTCGAAGAGCACCACGAGGTGACGCTGACGTTCCTCGTGGCGCTGATGGTCGGCGCGCTCCGGTTCCCCGCCGCGAAGGTCCTCGGCGCGCCGGGGGCGTGGCCCGCGAGTCGGGCCGTCGCCGTCGTCCTCGCGGCCGTCGTCGGCGCGGCGGCGGTCCTGCTGGTGGACCACTACACCGACGACCTGGAGTACGGCGGCGAGTCGCCGACCGACCCCGCGCCCGCGCCGCGGAACGACTGA
- a CDS encoding oligosaccharyl transferase, archaeosortase A system-associated, whose amino-acid sequence MSQQTEQVEDSTDTVGSVLDAFEDWYHVPVLGAAMVFMLWVRLQAFEKFTKGGEIFFSGNDAWYHFRQVTYTVHNWPKTMPYDPWTYFPFGTSVGQFGTLYDQLIATAALIVGLGDPSNQLIAKTLLVAPAVFGALVAVPTYFVGKRLAGRLGGLFGVVVLALLPGTFLRRGLVGFADHNIAEPLFMTFAVLAMMVALTVAERERPVYELLADRDFASLRRPLGYAVLAGVATALYLWTWPPGVLLIGIFGVFFMLKLSADYLRGVSPDHLAITGAVSMTVTGLLLLVPLGTLNPSPTKFSPLQPVLAFGVAAGCAFMAWLAREWDARDLDSRLYPAAIGGIIVAIAGVVALAAPKFFGLIRNNVIRVIGFETNAATRTIGEAQPFLSRAQPQYGIAWYDIIIQEYGLMLFTAIAAGLWMVWRAFRDDDHSAEKFLVLVWFAFLIAAAFTQVRFNYYLAVPVAVLNAYLVGQVFSWANLPSRDSLSDINGTQVVTVLLVVLLMTPVLVFPAQIGNSGNPFIDKTTTAVTTGQNTQPGAITKWDGSLDWLANSTPSEGDYANANNEAKMDYYGTYHQQDGDFSYPKGSYGVMSWWDYGHWITVEGERIPNANPFQEGADTAAKYLLAQNETRANNIIQRLGENQEDTRYVMVDWKMIEPTSKFSAPTVFNPNVSNWDFYTYVYSGLQQNQPRVSFLMKDQSYYQSQMVRLYLYHGSAVEPRPYVVDYDRISGANASKFVQEDQGANSTVVRKFPTMKQARQFVQQDGSAQIGGIGPFPNERIPALNHYRIVKQSKASGTSSQSYLRTLQGEARLLQQAGINPREMFMTSPSWVKTFERVPGATVQGTGPKNTTVTAQVRMSPVGQNGTFTYRQQAKTGADGKFTMTLPYSTTGYDNWGPKQGYTNVSVQAVGPYQFTTQGNWQNGTLHYQNATAQVTEAQVIGESQKPVNVKLTPTTYTPPNQNQSQNNSSAPPANESAPGAGNSTAPSADNSTAAGNGTAPTGNGSAATNNSSALGAPSAESAKAKPTPADALPDREETTPLRAGLVGAFGAAAVVASRD is encoded by the coding sequence ATGAGCCAGCAGACTGAGCAGGTCGAGGACTCCACCGATACGGTCGGGTCGGTCCTCGACGCGTTCGAAGACTGGTATCACGTCCCCGTGTTGGGCGCCGCCATGGTGTTCATGCTGTGGGTGCGCCTCCAGGCCTTCGAGAAGTTCACCAAAGGCGGCGAGATATTCTTCTCCGGCAACGACGCGTGGTATCACTTCCGGCAAGTAACCTACACGGTCCACAACTGGCCGAAGACGATGCCGTACGACCCGTGGACCTACTTCCCGTTCGGCACCAGCGTCGGCCAGTTCGGGACGCTGTACGACCAACTGATCGCCACCGCCGCGCTGATAGTCGGCCTCGGCGACCCGTCGAACCAGCTGATCGCCAAGACCCTTCTGGTGGCGCCCGCGGTGTTCGGCGCGCTGGTCGCCGTCCCGACGTACTTCGTCGGCAAGCGCCTCGCCGGACGACTCGGCGGACTGTTCGGCGTCGTCGTGCTGGCGCTGCTGCCCGGCACCTTCCTCCGGCGCGGCCTCGTCGGCTTCGCCGACCACAACATCGCCGAACCGCTGTTCATGACGTTCGCGGTGCTGGCGATGATGGTCGCGCTCACCGTCGCCGAGCGCGAGCGACCGGTCTACGAACTGCTCGCCGACCGCGACTTCGCGTCACTGCGTCGGCCGCTCGGCTACGCCGTCCTCGCCGGCGTCGCCACGGCGCTGTACCTGTGGACGTGGCCGCCGGGCGTGCTCCTCATCGGTATCTTCGGCGTCTTCTTCATGCTGAAGCTCTCGGCCGACTACCTCCGCGGGGTCAGCCCCGACCACCTCGCCATCACCGGCGCGGTGAGCATGACCGTGACGGGCCTGCTGTTGCTCGTCCCGCTCGGCACGCTGAATCCGAGTCCGACGAAGTTTTCGCCGCTCCAGCCAGTCCTCGCGTTCGGCGTCGCCGCCGGGTGCGCCTTCATGGCGTGGCTCGCCCGCGAGTGGGACGCCCGCGACCTCGACTCGCGGCTCTACCCGGCGGCCATCGGCGGTATCATCGTCGCCATCGCCGGCGTCGTCGCGCTCGCGGCACCGAAGTTCTTCGGCCTGATTCGGAACAACGTCATCCGCGTCATCGGGTTTGAAACCAACGCCGCGACCCGGACCATCGGCGAGGCCCAGCCGTTCCTCTCGCGGGCCCAGCCCCAGTACGGCATCGCGTGGTACGACATCATCATCCAGGAGTACGGATTGATGCTGTTCACCGCCATCGCGGCCGGCCTCTGGATGGTCTGGCGGGCGTTCCGCGACGACGACCACAGCGCCGAGAAGTTCCTGGTGCTCGTGTGGTTCGCGTTCCTCATCGCCGCGGCGTTCACGCAGGTCCGGTTCAACTACTACCTCGCGGTGCCGGTCGCGGTGCTGAACGCCTACCTCGTGGGGCAGGTGTTCTCGTGGGCGAACCTGCCGAGTCGCGACTCGCTGTCCGACATCAACGGGACGCAGGTCGTCACGGTGCTGCTCGTGGTGCTGTTGATGACGCCCGTGCTGGTGTTCCCGGCCCAGATCGGCAACAGCGGTAACCCGTTCATCGACAAGACCACGACCGCCGTCACCACCGGCCAGAACACCCAACCCGGCGCGATAACGAAGTGGGACGGCAGCCTCGACTGGCTGGCGAACAGCACGCCTTCGGAGGGCGACTACGCCAACGCCAACAACGAGGCGAAGATGGACTACTACGGCACCTACCACCAGCAGGACGGCGACTTCTCCTACCCGAAGGGGTCCTACGGCGTCATGTCGTGGTGGGACTACGGCCACTGGATTACGGTCGAAGGCGAGCGGATTCCGAACGCCAACCCGTTCCAGGAGGGCGCAGACACCGCCGCGAAGTACCTGCTGGCCCAGAACGAGACGCGGGCCAACAACATCATCCAGCGACTCGGCGAGAACCAGGAGGACACCCGCTACGTGATGGTCGACTGGAAGATGATCGAGCCGACCTCGAAGTTCTCCGCGCCGACGGTGTTCAACCCGAACGTCTCGAACTGGGACTTCTACACCTACGTCTACAGCGGCCTCCAGCAGAACCAGCCCCGGGTGTCGTTCCTGATGAAGGACCAGAGCTACTACCAGAGCCAGATGGTTCGGCTCTACCTCTACCACGGGAGCGCGGTCGAACCGCGGCCGTACGTGGTCGACTACGACCGCATCTCCGGCGCGAACGCTTCGAAGTTCGTCCAGGAGGACCAGGGCGCCAACAGCACGGTCGTCCGGAAGTTCCCGACGATGAAGCAGGCTCGTCAGTTCGTCCAGCAGGACGGCTCGGCCCAGATCGGGGGCATCGGTCCGTTCCCGAACGAGCGGATTCCGGCGCTCAACCACTACCGCATCGTCAAGCAGAGCAAGGCCTCCGGCACTAGCTCCCAGAGCTACCTCCGGACGCTCCAGGGCGAGGCGCGCCTGCTCCAGCAGGCGGGCATCAACCCCCGCGAGATGTTCATGACCTCGCCCTCGTGGGTGAAGACGTTCGAGCGCGTGCCCGGCGCGACGGTCCAGGGCACCGGCCCGAAGAACACGACGGTCACCGCGCAGGTCCGGATGTCGCCGGTCGGCCAGAACGGCACGTTCACCTACCGCCAGCAGGCCAAGACCGGTGCGGACGGGAAGTTCACGATGACGCTGCCGTACTCAACCACCGGCTACGACAACTGGGGGCCGAAACAGGGCTACACCAACGTCAGCGTACAGGCGGTCGGCCCGTACCAGTTCACCACCCAGGGTAACTGGCAGAACGGGACGCTCCACTACCAGAACGCCACGGCGCAGGTGACGGAAGCCCAGGTCATCGGCGAGAGCCAGAAGCCGGTGAACGTGAAGCTCACCCCGACGACCTACACGCCGCCGAACCAGAACCAGTCGCAGAACAACTCCTCGGCGCCGCCAGCGAACGAGTCGGCCCCTGGTGCCGGCAACTCGACCGCGCCGAGTGCGGACAACTCGACCGCGGCCGGAAACGGCACCGCGCCGACCGGTAACGGCTCGGCGGCCACGAACAACTCGTCGGCGCTCGGCGCGCCGAGCGCCGAGTCGGCAAAGGCGAAGCCGACGCCCGCCGACGCGCTCCCCGACCGCGAGGAGACGACGCCCCTCCGCGCCGGTCTGGTCGGCGCGTTCGGCGCCGCGGCGGTCGTCGCGTCTCGCGACTGA
- a CDS encoding oligosaccharide flippase family protein, whose product MKVGAEISKRFVTNVLGTLLGFLGTIFFTRELGFDGIGVYSIFLGMQMIAANLATFGLFPVLVKNVSEGGAEARHFASATLILLGGVGILTAVVAPLRGYLNGILHTEAAMLVPLGVLTWGLYRLSGAFLEGKQRVALVGAIENGRYALIVPIQAALVVAGFGVYGLIWGLIVGQFLTFCVSFFGFARVIPARPSRSMFREFLDYSKYSYVQSVSSQLFKHADYILLGQFVGTGVTGVYKNVFTLTEASMLFSSALAQVALPQVSVHADEGNDEETTYLLGAILTYAGLFAIPVVGGGAIIGNDLLLTLYGTAAGTTVLPVVGAVGLANSLIPVLAIANLMNGYREGLEKFFLGTDRPRVYAMSGFLLIAVYGLTAIPLTDLYDSWGVAWATVFSFGASVATLFYLLDEPVSPAAVADVGRQVVAMLAMTAVVYAVTLELGGAHGALRLAAVLAVGGATYFAVLLMLSERIRLDARGVVRDLRNQMLP is encoded by the coding sequence ATGAAGGTCGGCGCGGAAATCTCCAAGCGGTTCGTCACGAACGTCCTGGGGACGCTTCTGGGGTTCCTCGGGACCATCTTCTTCACGCGCGAACTCGGCTTCGACGGCATCGGGGTCTACTCCATCTTCCTCGGGATGCAGATGATCGCGGCCAACCTCGCGACGTTCGGGCTGTTTCCGGTGCTGGTCAAGAACGTGAGCGAGGGCGGGGCCGAGGCGCGGCACTTCGCGAGCGCGACGCTGATACTCCTCGGGGGCGTCGGAATCCTGACGGCCGTCGTCGCACCCCTCCGGGGGTACCTCAACGGTATCCTCCACACCGAGGCGGCGATGCTCGTCCCGCTCGGCGTGCTCACGTGGGGGCTCTACCGCCTCTCGGGGGCGTTCCTCGAAGGGAAACAGCGGGTCGCGCTCGTCGGCGCGATAGAGAACGGGCGGTACGCGCTCATCGTCCCGATTCAGGCGGCGCTCGTGGTCGCCGGATTCGGCGTCTACGGGCTCATCTGGGGGCTCATCGTCGGTCAGTTCCTGACCTTCTGCGTCTCGTTCTTCGGGTTCGCGCGGGTGATTCCGGCCCGCCCCTCGCGGTCGATGTTCCGGGAGTTCCTCGACTACTCGAAGTACTCCTACGTCCAGAGCGTCTCGAGTCAACTGTTCAAACACGCGGACTACATCCTGCTGGGCCAGTTCGTCGGCACCGGCGTGACCGGCGTCTACAAGAACGTCTTCACCCTCACCGAGGCGTCGATGCTGTTCTCCTCGGCGCTCGCGCAGGTCGCGCTCCCGCAGGTGTCGGTCCACGCCGACGAGGGCAACGACGAGGAGACCACCTACCTCCTCGGGGCCATCCTCACCTACGCCGGCCTGTTCGCCATCCCGGTCGTCGGCGGCGGCGCGATAATCGGCAACGACCTGCTGTTGACCCTCTACGGGACGGCCGCCGGAACGACCGTCCTCCCGGTGGTCGGCGCGGTCGGACTCGCGAACTCGCTGATTCCGGTTCTGGCGATAGCGAACCTGATGAACGGCTACCGCGAGGGCCTGGAGAAGTTCTTCCTCGGCACCGACCGGCCGCGGGTGTACGCGATGAGCGGGTTCCTGCTCATCGCGGTGTACGGCCTGACGGCGATTCCGCTGACGGACCTCTACGACTCGTGGGGCGTCGCGTGGGCCACGGTGTTCTCGTTCGGCGCGAGCGTCGCCACGCTGTTCTACCTCCTCGACGAACCGGTTTCGCCCGCCGCGGTCGCGGACGTGGGCCGACAGGTCGTCGCCATGCTCGCGATGACCGCCGTCGTCTACGCCGTCACCCTCGAACTCGGCGGCGCGCACGGCGCGCTCCGCCTCGCGGCGGTGCTCGCCGTCGGCGGTGCGACGTACTTCGCCGTCCTGCTGATGTTGAGCGAGCGTATCCGCCTCGACGCCCGCGGCGTCGTCCGGGATTTACGAAACCAGATGCTCCCCTGA